The region ATTTCAAAGCGAATGGCTTGATAACGAAATGGCTTTCCTATTTCATTTAGAAAAGGAATAATTGTCGTGTAAACCCAATACAATGAACCATCTTTTTTCTTATTACATACTTCCCCTCTCCATACCTTACCACTATATATGGTAGCCCACATTTCCTCAAAAACTTCTGGAGGATGTACATCAGACTTTACCATTCTATGGTTTTGCCCCATCAATTCTTCTCTATTGTATTGAGAGACTTCACAAAATTTATCATTTACATAAACGATATTGCCTCTCACGTCTGTTACTCCTACAATAGCAGCTTCGTCTAAGGCTGCTTTCTGATATTCTAATTCGGTTTGTAGTTTCTTTGGTTCGGTTATATCTCTTACCACTACGGTAGTACAAAGATAATTTCCTTCATCGTCTTGCTGCTCTACTGCAGAAACTATGACATTCATTCTTACTCTTTTCCTTCCCACTAATCTATATTCTGTACGAAGTTTGGGATTTTTTGTACGTATAGAATCTCTTTGTGAAATCGTAGTATCTACCAAAAGAAAATCTCTCGCATTTGCACCAATGATGTCTTTTTCTAATTGGGTCTTGTTATAAAAATGATTATTTGCCCAAAGTATATTCTCATGCTCATCTAAATAGAGAATCATAACAGGTACTTTGTCGTAAAATGAGGTGGAAATATAATCTTCTTTAAAAGCCGAAATCATTATTCCAACAGCATTATTTTCTAAGGGAACAAACTGAAACTTTAAAGAAAAAGGCATTTCTGTATGAAGAGCTTGATTGAGCGTAAGAGAGTTGATGCTCTGAGCGTTTGCTGTTTTGAAAATAGCTTTTGTAAAGTGAGATAGTGTATTTTCAGGCAAGAAAAAATCTATTTTTTTCCCTATCATATCTTCAAACCCTTTCTGCAGTTTTCCGTCTGTAGAAACAAGTTGTAAGACAGTATTATTCCTATCAATTTTGATATAGAGCGATGAAACTTTTTTTAGTAAATCAAAAAAAAGAGTAATGACCTCTGACATAGAGAGTGTTTTATTTTAGAGTAGTTGCTTTGGGTTATCAAAGAGGAAAAGAGTACAAATATAGCCATACAACTGAAAATACTCATTAAAGTTTAGAATAATTCTACAAGTAGATAAATATGAGCGACTAATGAAATCTACAATTCAGTTTATTTCTTTACCATAAGTTCTGTATTATTTGCATAGAGAACAAAATAGGGGTTTCAATTTACCATCACTCACTATTTCCATTCATCCAATTTTCAATTTCTCTTTCTTTCTGTGCTTTGAGCGTATCGTATTTTGGTAAAAA is a window of Bernardetia sp. DNA encoding:
- a CDS encoding PAS domain-containing protein, with protein sequence MSEVITLFFDLLKKVSSLYIKIDRNNTVLQLVSTDGKLQKGFEDMIGKKIDFFLPENTLSHFTKAIFKTANAQSINSLTLNQALHTEMPFSLKFQFVPLENNAVGIMISAFKEDYISTSFYDKVPVMILYLDEHENILWANNHFYNKTQLEKDIIGANARDFLLVDTTISQRDSIRTKNPKLRTEYRLVGRKRVRMNVIVSAVEQQDDEGNYLCTTVVVRDITEPKKLQTELEYQKAALDEAAIVGVTDVRGNIVYVNDKFCEVSQYNREELMGQNHRMVKSDVHPPEVFEEMWATIYSGKVWRGEVCNKKKDGSLYWVYTTIIPFLNEIGKPFRYQAIRFEITERKRMEEQIIKYNEHLEALVEERTEELTQQTENLHQANIKLSTINKKIKKKSIAIQQSINYAQRIQDAILPNTKPFPSFIKDYFVFFQPRDIVSGDFYWWHTDLETETLFLAAVDCTGHGVPGAFMSMIGTTLLDDIIKTKKIYSPADILRELRIEVSEILHQEATNNRDGMDMAFLKIDFKDKTVRMAGAKNGVLIVKGKEVDYIKGDRISIGGRTKNIQANFTEHSIPYTEGTRFYLFSDGYQDQFAGKKGLGKFSSKRLKQLLAETSSSSMDKQKEILEKTLSDWKAKTKQIDDILVMGIELG